The genomic window CGGACAGCGCGGCGGCCAGGGTCTCGACGCCCACGGGGCCGCCATTGTGGTGCTCCGCGATGCGGCGGAGGTAGCGGCGGTCCATGGCGTCGAGGCCCTTGGCGTCCACCTCCAGCCGATCGAGCGCCATGTCCACCAGCGCGCGGTCGGCCACGCGGCCGCCCACCGCCGCGAAGTCCCGCACGCGCCGCAGCAGCCTTCCCGCGATGCGCGGGGTGCCGCGGGAGCGGGTCGAGATTTCGCGCGCGCCCTCCTCGCTGAGCGCGAAGCCCAGCTTCACGGCGCCGCGTTGCAGGATGCCGAAGAGTTCCTCCGGCGCGTAGAGGTTCAGCCGCAGCGGAATGCCAAACCGGTCGCGCAGCGGGGTGGAGAGCAGGCCCGAGCGCGTGGTGGCCCCCACCAGGGTGAAGGGCGGCAGATCAATGCGCACGGTGCGCGCGGCCGGCCCCTCGCCGATGATGAGGTCGAGCTGGAAATCCTCCATGGCCGGGTAGAGGGTTTCCTCGATCACGGGCTGCAGCCGATGGATCTCGTCCACGAAGAGCACGTCGCGCGGCTGAAGATTGGTCAGGATGGCGGCGAGATCGCCCGCGCGCTGCAGCACGGGGCCGGAGGTGGCGCGGAACCCCACCCCCATCTCCCGCGCCACGATCTGCGCCAGCGTGGTCTTGCCCAGGCCGGGCGGGCCGTGCAGCAGCACATGGTCCAGCGCCTCACCCCGCGCCGAGGCAGCCTGGATATAGACCGAGAGGTTCTCGCGCAGCCGCTGCTGGCCGGTGAATTCGGAGAGGCGCTGCGGGCGCAGCGAGGCCTCGCCCGCATCCTCGTCCTGGCGGGTGCCGGAGGTGAGGCGCTCACTCATCGCGCGCTCTCCCTGAGCGCCAGTGTGATCAGCGCGTTCAGCTCAACCCCCTCCCCCAGCAGCGCCTTGGCTCGCGCCACGGCCCGCTCCGCCTCCGGCCGCTTGAGGCCGAGGTTGGACAGCGCGCTGACCGCATCGGCCTCCACGCCCTGCGCCGGCAGGGGCGCGGCCAGCGCGGCCTCGCCCCCTTCCTCCGGCGTCGCGCGGCCCACCGCCCATTTCTGCATGGCGGGCTCGTCAATGATGCGGTTGGCGGTGGTCGGCCCAACCCCCTTGGCGGCCGAGAGCGCCTTGCGGTCCTTGGCCGCGATCACCCGCGCCAATTGCTCGGGCGAAAGGGTGGACAGCACCGCCAGCGCCGTCTTGGCGGCCACGTTCTTCACCTCGTTCAGCGCGCGGAAGGCCTCGCGCTCGGCCGCGTCCAGGAAGCCGTAGAGGGTGAGGCCCGTCTCGGCGGCGAAGCGCGCCTCCACCAGCAGGCGCTGCGTGCCCTCGCGCGCCGTCAGCCTATCCAGCGTCTTGCGCGAACAGGCGACGAGGTAGCCCACGCCCTGCACGTCCAGCACGCAATGCCCCTCCCCCGCCGACTGCACGCTCCCGGTCAGCGAGGCGATCATGGCAGGGCCGCCAGCCGGGCCATCGCGGCCCGCGTGCCGCGGTGATGCGCGTGGCAGATGGCGATGGCCAGCGCATCGGCCGCATCCGCACGCTTCAGCACCGCCCCCGGCAGCAGGCGCTTCACCATGTCCTGCACCTGGATCTTGTCGGCATGGCCGGTGCCGACGACCGCACGCTTCACCTCCATGGCCTGGTATTCGGCCACCGGCAGGCCGGCCAGCGCGGGCGCCAGCAACACCACGCCCCGCGCCTGGCCGAGCTTCAGCGCCGCGGCGGGGTTCTTGTTCACATAGGTGTGTTCCACCGCGGCCTCATCCGGCGTCCATTCGCCAATCAGCGCCGCCAGCGCCCGGTGCAACACCACCAGCCGCGCGGAGAGTTCCTCCCCGGCGCTGGTGCTGATGGCGCCGGCCGCGATGAAGCGCAGATGCGAACCGGCACTCTCCACCACGCCCCAGCCCGTATGGGTGAGGCCAGGGTCGAGCCCCAGGATGCGAACCCCCGCCAGCGGTCAGCCTTCGGAGAGCTTGGCCATCACGGCGTCGCTCACCTCGAAATTGGCATAGACGTTCTGCACGTCGTCATGGTCGTCCAGCGCCTCGATCAGCTTGAAGACGGCGGCGGCCCCTTCTTCGTCCAGCGGGACGGTCAGGTTGGGGCGCCAGTCGAGCCGGGCGGATTGCGCCTCGCCGAAGCGGGCCTCCAGCGCGTCGCGCACCGTGTTGAGGTCTTCGGGGGCGGAAAGGATTTCATGCGCCTCCTCTCCGCTGATCACATCCTGCGCGCCGGCTTCGATGGCAGCCTCCAGCACCGTGTCGGCATCGGCCACGGAGGCCGGGTAGCGCACCACCCCCAGCCGGTCGAACTGGAAGGCCACCGTCTCGCCCAGCGCGCCGCCATGCTTGCTGAACATGGAGCGCACGTCGCTCGCCGTGCGGTTGCGGTTGTCGGTCAGGCCCTCGACGATCAGCGCCACGCCGGCCGGGCCGCGGCCCTCGTAGCGGACCTCGGTGTAGTCCTCGCCCTGGCCCGCGCCGCTGGCCTTCTTGATGGCCCGCTCCACCGCATCCTTGGTCATGTTCGCCTGGCGGGCGGCGATGAGGGCGGCGCGCAGGCGCGGGTTGAAGGCGGGGTCGGGCTGGCCCATCCGGGCCGCGACCGTGATCTCGCGCCCCAGCTTGGAGAAGATGCGGGCGCGCTTCGCGTCCTGCGCCCCCTTGCGGTGCATGATGTTCTTGAATTGCGAATGGCCGGCCATGGCAAACTTCAGATATTGGTGGAAGAGATTGATATAGCGGCCCGCGCCCCATTGCGCCACCATGCGCCCATGGACGCCCACATCCCCGACCCGCACCGCATCTCCACCCTGGCCGAGCTGGAGGCGCTCTACGGCCCCGTTTCCGAGATCGCGCAGAACAAGGTGACGGACCGGGTGGACGCCAAGACCGCCGCCTTCATCGCCGCCAGCCCCTTCGTGCTGCTGGGCACCAACGGGGCGCGCGGCCTGCACATCACGCCCCGCGGCGACGCGCCCGGCTTCGTGACGGTGGCGGACCCGCACACCCTCATCCTGCCCGACCGGCGCGGCAACAACCGCATTGATGCCCTGCGCGACCTGATGGAGGACAACCGCGTCTCCCTGCTCTTCCTCGTGCCCGGGGTGGCGGAGACGCTGCGCGTCCATGGCACCGCCCACATCACCACCGACCCCGCGCTGCGCGCCGCCCATATGGCCCAGGGGAAGGAGCCGGCAACGCTGCTGGTGATCGCGGTGCAGGACCTCTTCATGCAATGCGCCAAGGCGCTGATGCGCTCGAAGCTGTGGGATGGGCGCAAGCGGCCGGAGGGCGTGCCGACCATGGGGCAGTTGCTCGCCAGCCAGATGGCCGGCCGCGTGGCGGCGGATGAGGTGGACGCCAGCTATCCGGAGCGGATCAAGGCCACCATGTATTGAGCTATCCCCGCGGCAGGAAGCGATACCCCGCCATGCCCGCCGCCAGCGCCGCCCCCAAAAGCAAAAAACCCGCCCGATAGCCGGCCGGCGTCAGGCCGAACCCGTCCAGCGCCACCCCCACCAGCACCGGCAGCAGCGCCGAGCCCAGCACCTGCGCCAGGTTGACCGTGGTGACGCCCCGCCCCACCCGATGCTCCGGAAACAGCCCCCTGCCCTGCGTCACCAGCAGGATGGGATAGGCCGAGAAGAAGCACACCCCCACCAGCAACCCCGCCGCCGGCCAGAGCGCCAGGCCGGGCCAGGCCAAGGCCAGCAGCGCCACCAGCGCGACCCCCGCCATGGCGAGCACCGTGCGCTCCCGCCCCAGCCGGCGCTCGATCAGGGGCAGGGCCAATTGCCCGGCCGGCACGGCCAGCCCCATGGCCAGCAGCACCGCCCCGCGCGCGGCGGGGTCGAGGCCATGCACATCGTTCAGATAGGGCCCGGCCCAGAGGGCCAGCAGCGTCGCCATCACGCCATAGCCCACCATGTGCAGCGCCAGGATGCGCGGCAGGCCAGGCGTGGCCCAGACCTGGAACTGCCCGGCCAGCACTTCGGCCAGCGTCTCGCGCGGGGCCAGGCGGGGGGCCGTACCGGGCGGGTCATCGGCCGCGAAGCGCCACCACAGCAGGCCCAGCATCAGGGTCAGCCCCGCCGACGCCCCATAGGCCCCGCGCCAGCCGATCACACCCGAGACCACCGCCAGCGGCGCCCCTGCGGCCAGGATGCCCAACTGGCTCCAGGCGAAGATGCGCGCCACCGCCCCCGTCATGGCCGGCCCCCGGTGCCAGCGCCCGGCCAGCACCACCACCGACATGAAGCTGGCCGCGCAGCCCAGCCCCAGCAGGAAGCGCGCGGCGAGGAATTGCCCGCCATCCTGCGCCAGCGCCTGCAACAGCGCGGCCGGCACGGCCAGGGCGGTGAGCGCCAGCACGAGGCGCCGCGGCCCCATCCGGTCGAGCGCCACGCCCACCGGAATCTGCGCCAGCAGCAGCGCCCCGAAGAAGGCGGTGTTGGCGGCCCCCAGCGCACCGGGCCCCATGCCGAGATCGGCCGCCAGCTCCGGCGCCACCACCCCCACCGCCGCGCGATGGAACTGGGACACCACCGTCATGCCCGCGAGCGCCACGCCCAGCCGCGCCGAAGGACTCACGCCGCCAGCCCGAACTCGGCGGCGAGCGCCCGCCGCCCCTCGGGCGTGCATTCCAGGCGGCGGCGGCGCAGGGCCTCGTCGGCGCGGGGCTCGATGCGGTTCAGCCAGCGGCGGCGCAGCAGCAGGGAGGTGACCTCGCGCCCCAGCCCGCCCGAGAGGTGTGGCCGGCGTTCGGACCAGTCCATGCAGTCACAGGCGAAGCGGGGGGCGGCGCGGGCGGCGGCGAGGTCCACGCCGAGTTCCGTGAAGCGCGCCTCGCCCCGCGCCGTGGTGGCCCAGCCGCCGGGGGCGGGTTCCAGCCAGCCATCTTCCGTCAGGCGGGCGTAGAGGGCCACGCCAAGCCGCCCCGCCAGGTGGTGCCAGCACAGGCGCCCCGTGCGGAAGGCCTCGCCATGCGGCCAGGGGGGCCGCACCGAAACGGCGGGGCGCGCGAGGCAGAGCAGGGTTTCCAGCGCCGCCGCCACCTCTTCCCCACCCAGCGCGAAATAGCGGTGGCGGCCCTGGGCATGGACGCGCAGCAGCCCCGCCTCGACCAGCGCCTTGAGGTGCGAGGAGGCCGCCGGCGCGCCGATGCCGGCCACGCGGGCGAGTTCGCCGGCCGTCAGCGCCTCGCCCGGGAGCAGGGCCTGGAGCATGGCGGCGCGGGAGGGGTCGCCGATCAGGGCGGCGATGGCGGCGAGGCTGGACATGTGCGGAGGATAGGATGCGCCCCGCGCATCGGTTTCGGCCAGCCCCGAAGGGTCAGGCCAGGCTCTCGTAGACCAGCATGTTGTGGCCGCGATGCGGGAATTCGGCGCAGAGCGTCATCCCGCAATCGGTGAGCACCGCGCGCGAGGCGAGGTTGGTCTCCCGCGCCACGCCGATGATGCGGGGCAGGCCCGCCGCATGCCCGAAATCCAGCGCCGCGCGGGCCGCTTCGCGCGCATAGCCCTTGCCGCGGCAATGCGGCCAGAGGGCGAAGCGCACGGCCACGCCGCGCCCGTCCGGCCGTTCCATCAACCCCGTGATGCCCAGGAATTCGCCCGTGCCGCGCTCGAAGACCGACCAGGTGCCGTAGCCGCGCACCTGCCAGAAATCCATGTCGTCCTCGAGTTCCTCGCGCGTGCGCTCGGGCGAGCGGGTGCCGTGCAGCATGTAGCCGAACACGGCCTCATCCCCCTTGAGGCGAATGAGGTCCGGCAAATGCTCCGGCCCCGGCGGCAGCAGGGACAGGCGCGGCGTCGTGACCGTGCGCGGCGCACGGAAAAGCTGGTGCGTCATGACGTCCCCAGAGGAACAGAAAAGAACAGGCGCGCCCCACCCACGCGCCCGCGTGCCAAGGCGGCGCGGCTTTGCCGCGCCAACTGGTGCGCCTGCGCAGGAAAGGCGCCAAGACCGGGGCCCCCGCAAAGGCGCCGAAGGCGACTTTGTGGGGAGAACGCCTAGCGCTCCAGAGGACGATAC from Roseococcus microcysteis includes these protein-coding regions:
- the ruvB gene encoding Holliday junction branch migration DNA helicase RuvB; this translates as MSERLTSGTRQDEDAGEASLRPQRLSEFTGQQRLRENLSVYIQAASARGEALDHVLLHGPPGLGKTTLAQIVAREMGVGFRATSGPVLQRAGDLAAILTNLQPRDVLFVDEIHRLQPVIEETLYPAMEDFQLDLIIGEGPAARTVRIDLPPFTLVGATTRSGLLSTPLRDRFGIPLRLNLYAPEELFGILQRGAVKLGFALSEEGAREISTRSRGTPRIAGRLLRRVRDFAAVGGRVADRALVDMALDRLEVDAKGLDAMDRRYLRRIAEHHNGGPVGVETLAAALSESRDTLEDVIEPFLIQEGFVLRTPRGRMLGEPGWRHLGLTPPAGTTIQPDLLDE
- the ruvA gene encoding Holliday junction branch migration protein RuvA, whose protein sequence is MIASLTGSVQSAGEGHCVLDVQGVGYLVACSRKTLDRLTAREGTQRLLVEARFAAETGLTLYGFLDAAEREAFRALNEVKNVAAKTALAVLSTLSPEQLARVIAAKDRKALSAAKGVGPTTANRIIDEPAMQKWAVGRATPEEGGEAALAAPLPAQGVEADAVSALSNLGLKRPEAERAVARAKALLGEGVELNALITLALRESAR
- the ruvC gene encoding crossover junction endodeoxyribonuclease RuvC; the protein is MAGVRILGLDPGLTHTGWGVVESAGSHLRFIAAGAISTSAGEELSARLVVLHRALAALIGEWTPDEAAVEHTYVNKNPAAALKLGQARGVVLLAPALAGLPVAEYQAMEVKRAVVGTGHADKIQVQDMVKRLLPGAVLKRADAADALAIAICHAHHRGTRAAMARLAALP
- a CDS encoding YebC/PmpR family DNA-binding transcriptional regulator, with protein sequence MAGHSQFKNIMHRKGAQDAKRARIFSKLGREITVAARMGQPDPAFNPRLRAALIAARQANMTKDAVERAIKKASGAGQGEDYTEVRYEGRGPAGVALIVEGLTDNRNRTASDVRSMFSKHGGALGETVAFQFDRLGVVRYPASVADADTVLEAAIEAGAQDVISGEEAHEILSAPEDLNTVRDALEARFGEAQSARLDWRPNLTVPLDEEGAAAVFKLIEALDDHDDVQNVYANFEVSDAVMAKLSEG
- a CDS encoding MSMEG_1061 family FMN-dependent PPOX-type flavoprotein, translated to MDAHIPDPHRISTLAELEALYGPVSEIAQNKVTDRVDAKTAAFIAASPFVLLGTNGARGLHITPRGDAPGFVTVADPHTLILPDRRGNNRIDALRDLMEDNRVSLLFLVPGVAETLRVHGTAHITTDPALRAAHMAQGKEPATLLVIAVQDLFMQCAKALMRSKLWDGRKRPEGVPTMGQLLASQMAGRVAADEVDASYPERIKATMY
- a CDS encoding MFS transporter, encoding MSPSARLGVALAGMTVVSQFHRAAVGVVAPELAADLGMGPGALGAANTAFFGALLLAQIPVGVALDRMGPRRLVLALTALAVPAALLQALAQDGGQFLAARFLLGLGCAASFMSVVVLAGRWHRGPAMTGAVARIFAWSQLGILAAGAPLAVVSGVIGWRGAYGASAGLTLMLGLLWWRFAADDPPGTAPRLAPRETLAEVLAGQFQVWATPGLPRILALHMVGYGVMATLLALWAGPYLNDVHGLDPAARGAVLLAMGLAVPAGQLALPLIERRLGRERTVLAMAGVALVALLALAWPGLALWPAAGLLVGVCFFSAYPILLVTQGRGLFPEHRVGRGVTTVNLAQVLGSALLPVLVGVALDGFGLTPAGYRAGFLLLGAALAAGMAGYRFLPRG
- a CDS encoding ArsR/SmtB family transcription factor; translation: MSSLAAIAALIGDPSRAAMLQALLPGEALTAGELARVAGIGAPAASSHLKALVEAGLLRVHAQGRHRYFALGGEEVAAALETLLCLARPAVSVRPPWPHGEAFRTGRLCWHHLAGRLGVALYARLTEDGWLEPAPGGWATTARGEARFTELGVDLAAARAAPRFACDCMDWSERRPHLSGGLGREVTSLLLRRRWLNRIEPRADEALRRRRLECTPEGRRALAAEFGLAA
- a CDS encoding GNAT family N-acetyltransferase, which gives rise to MTHQLFRAPRTVTTPRLSLLPPGPEHLPDLIRLKGDEAVFGYMLHGTRSPERTREELEDDMDFWQVRGYGTWSVFERGTGEFLGITGLMERPDGRGVAVRFALWPHCRGKGYAREAARAALDFGHAAGLPRIIGVARETNLASRAVLTDCGMTLCAEFPHRGHNMLVYESLA